The following are encoded together in the Mycteria americana isolate JAX WOST 10 ecotype Jacksonville Zoo and Gardens chromosome 2, USCA_MyAme_1.0, whole genome shotgun sequence genome:
- the SOSTDC1 gene encoding sclerostin domain-containing protein 1, which translates to MLLPAIHFYGFLLACIFTRSYLAFKNDATEILYSHVVKPAAASPSSNSTLNQARNGGRHYTGTGSDRNNRVQVGCRELRSTKYISDGQCTSINPLKELVCAGECLPLPLLPNWIGGGYGTKYWSRRSSQEWRCVNDKTRTQRIQLQCQDGSIRTYKITVVTACKCKRYTRQHNESSHNFEGTSQAKPIQHHKERKRASKSSKHSTS; encoded by the exons ATGCTTCTCCCTGCCATTCACTTCTACGGCTTTCTTCTAGCTTGCATCTTCACGAGAAGCTACTTGGCTTTCAAGAACGATGCCACAGAGATACTTTATTCACACGTTGTTAAACCTGCTGCAGCGAGCCCAAGCAGCAATAGCACGTTGAATCAAGCCAGGAATGGAGGCAGGCACTACACCGGCACTGGATCCGACCGTAACA ATCGTGTTCAAGTTGGCTGCCGGGAACTGAGATCCACCAAGTACATTTCAGATGGCCAGTGCACCAGCATCAACCCACTGAAGGAGCTGGTGTGTGCTGGTGAATGCCTCCCTTTGCCACTGCTCCCCAACTGGATTGGAGGAGGTTATGGAACCAAGTACTGGAGCAGGCGGAGCTCACAAGAGTGGAGATGTGTCAATGACAAAACTCGCACCCAGAGGATCCAGCTTCAGTGCCAGGATGGAAGTATAAGAACCTACAAAATAACTGTGGTCACAGCCTGCAAGTGCAAGCGATACACCAGGCAGCACAATGAGTCCAGCCACAACTTTGAGGGAACCTCTCAAGCAAAACCTATCCAGcatcacaaagagaggaaaagagccAGTAAATCCAGCAAACATAGTACAAGTTAG